The Balneola sp. genomic sequence ATACTTAATATAGGATCAAACATAATATCTGCTCTTCCTACAGCAACCATCATGTGGCCATAGGCATCTCCCCATGTTCTATGAAGGCTGGTTCTTGCCATCAGTTCCTGAAACTGGGGTTCCATTCCGCATTCCTGAAAACGACGAATTTCAGTAACTAAAAAAGTACAATCCTTGAGTTCAGAGGTTTCCCTCACTTTACAAGGTTCACCGTTTAGGGTAGCTCCCAAACCAACACCTGCAGCACAAAGCTCATTCAGCGCCGGTGCATTGATAACTCCAACCACAGGTTCATTATCAATCATAATTCCTATAAGCGTGGTGTAGAATGGAATTCCATGGATAAACGATTTGGTTCCATCAATGGGATCTAGTACCCATTGAATATTACTTGACTCGTTGGTACGCCCAAATTCCTCACCTATAATACCATGGTTGGGGTATCGCTTTAATATTTCTTCTCTAATAATTTGTTCAGTTTCCCGATCTGCTATAGTCACCGGTGAGTCATCGTCTTTGCTAATTACTTCAAGTTCTTTTTTGAAATACTTAAGGGTATGCTTCCCACCTATTTCAGCAATTTCAATTGCCGCTTCAAGTAGCTCTTTGATGTCCGTCATCTTTTAGTATATTTTCGATTTTGAGTAAGTGAGATGAATTCAGGAACCATTACCTATGATTGATTACAGGGCTTTTCTTCTTCTATTGAGTTTTTTCCCTTTTTTTCTGGTACATGAACACGCTCATGCACGTCAAACCAACCAGGTTAAATCCATTATTCTTGAAGGGAGTAAATTAAGAATTAATGGAACATCAAACGTCAGCAATTTTGAATGTAATTATATAGATCCAATTGCTACTGATACCTTAAATCAAACCATTACCTTTGGAGATTCTCTTTCCGTAACAGGTGATTCAATTCAACTCTCGTCCTCTTCTTTCGATTGCGGTAAAAGAGCCATAAATAAAGATCTTCGAAAGACATTGAAGGCAAAGGATTTTCCTTTTTTAGAGTTAAAATTAGAGTCTATCGAAATTGCCGATGAAGTCCCTTTCCAGGCCTCACTTTTAGTTTTTATAGCAGGAATAAAGAGAATAGAGCCAGTTACTATTACAGAATTCTCTTCAGAAGAAGAGATTGTTTCTTTTAAAGGCGAAGGAAGTATTTTGCTTACTGATTTCGACCTCAAACCTCCATCAGCACTTTTTGGACTCATCAAAGTAAATCACCAGGTTGATATTCATTTTGATTTAACCCTGGAGCTATAAAAATAGAAAGGCGGACCTTTCACAGTCCGCCTTGGTGTTATAGAGGTACTAATTTAGAAGGCAATCACTGCTTCGAGAACTACTCCACTAAATTCAGCTTCCTGGTAAAGCGTACCATCATATCCATCTCCTCCATAAGTCTGACTTACAAATTCTAATTTTGTAAGTACATTTTTGGTTAAGAACCATCCTGCACCAACATTGATTCTGTCAATATCGATGCTCTCAGATGCATCAGTTTCCTCACCGGTTACTAAGTTATATCGCCCACCGAAGTAGAAGTTTTCATCTGCTCCAAAACGATACAATGCTTCAGCACCTAGCTGAGTAAATCCGCCACCTTCATCAGCTCCATTGTTTGCAACTTCGAATACTCCAAAAAATTCGAAACCTTGAAACTTCACAAATGGATTGATTTGGAAAGCTGTTATATACCCGCCAACTGGTGATCGAGAGAATCCCGGGTTAAACCGGCCTGAAAAATCACTATCAGTAATTACCCCATAGTATCTTGATCCTGCACGGTCACCCCCATATAAGTAATCCCGGGTACCTTTATCGGTGCTGTTATAGAATGATCCAGTTAAACGAATTCTTAGGTCTTCATTAATTTGAGAGTCGTATCCAGCTTTACCGAATAGTACGAATCCATCATCTGTAGCAGCAACGTTTTGATTCAGACGTCCATTTGTCGCACCCAGAACAGCAACTATGCCATTGCTTTGAACAGTAAATTCGATGAAAGGCTCAGTTGAGAAAGAGTCCATTAAATAATTACCTACAAAAGGATTTACCATTGCATAAGAATTATCGGATCTTCTAAAGTGAGCATCGCCATAATTGAACTCATCCATTCCAACTTTGATAGTAAGTACTTCCATCAGTCCTGAGAGAAACCCTGCTTCTATAAAGTCCAGTTGATCCACTTGCAAATATCCACCTTTTACATAAGCTTCAGTGTGGTGCTTGGAAGACAGATAAGTGCGCAAATGCATTCTCATGCCGGGTGCAAGTTGAACATCAATATTCATATTAGCAGTAGGCAGGTTGAAATTATTTCCAATATCAGCTAATGAATCCCCGGAATTGCTTTGAGATATTCCCTGGTATTGAAGAGCGAAATCACCCCCTACATATATTTTAAGCCCGTTAAATTCTACAGTATTTGTTTTGGGGCTTTCAAATTGATTTATCCGTTCCTTACCAGAAGGAATGAAGTACTGCAAACCTGTTACTTGTTGTGCGACACCATAAGCAACAAATATCAGAGCAAATAAGAATATTGCGGTTAGTTGTTTTAGTATCTTTTTCATGATTTTCCTCTATTGGTTAGTTGATGGGTTGGTTAGTTGAAATCGCATCTGATATTCGACTTCTACATCTTTTCCGGTTTTGAGCGTCCCCACCATGGCAGTTGGTGGCTTCACTCCATAGTCTTCCATATTGATGGGAACTAAACCGGAAATGATAATTGAGCCGTCTTCACCGACCTGATAAGCTCCGGCTACAGTGATTTCGTTGGTAACTCCGGCTAAGGAAAGTGTACCGGCTACCTCTAAAGAATCTTCCCCTACCTGTGCGATAGAAGAAAAAACGAATTCTATTTGTGGGTAATTTTTTGAATCCAGAGCTCCTCTGGTCTTTTTATCCATTACCCTTTTTCCGCTCTTAATTGATTCGGTAACTGCAGAGAAACCTAAATTCTCTACCCCTTCAACAAGCGAGCCATTCATAAAGAAAATCCCGGATCCGGAAAAATCTTCTACAGTACTTTCCCAGTCGTGGAGACTTGAGGTTCCTTTAATGATGAGACTACTTTCCTCCGGAACTACTTGATAGGATTCTTGAGCAAATGCAAAAGACGACGGGAGAATTAAGATGAGAAAAAAGCGAAGTACCTTCATAATGTAACACCTCTGTTTTTTTGAGTTAAGCCTCAAGGAGACAATTACATGGAAGGTTGATCAACCTCTAAATTTCAAAAGGAATCTACTTTTGAAACATGAAGAAAAAATGAAGGGGATTTAAGCCTCAAGATATTTAGCCAAAAGGGATGGGTCTGCGTATCTTTGCCCCGACTAAAAAAACTTTTATGGATCACGCACAAGAACTTGAACGGAAGCATCACTTCCAGGTTTATAATCGATTCCCTGTAACTCTGGAAAAAGGCCTTGGAGCCAGGGTTTGGGATACACATGGTAATGAATACATTGACCTGCTCGGGGGAATAGCTGTTAACAACCTTGGGCATTGTCATCCTGCAATAGTAGAGGCAATAAAGGAGCAAGCAGACAAGCTGCTTCATACTTCCAACTTCTATTATACAGAAGCTCAAAGTGAATTTATATCCAGATTGGCTTACCTCTCGGGATTGGACAGTGTTTTTATGTGCAATAGTGGGCTAGAAGCCATGGAAGGTACGCTTAAACTTGCAAGAAAATGGGGACATGAGCATGGTAAAACCGGAGATATCATTTCTCTGTCTAATGGTTTTCATGGCCGTTCGTTAGCTAGTATTACGTTAAGTAAGCCTGTCTATCAAAATGGTTTTGCCCCCCTTCCCTCAGGATTTAAGCAATCACCCTTTAACGATTTTGAGGCGCTCGAAAATTTTGTAGATGACCAAACAATAGCAATTGCCTTCGAACTAATTCAGGGAAACAGTGGAGTATATCTGGCTGATAAAGAGTTTGTTCGCAATGTTGAAGATTTATGCCGAGAGAAAAATATTCTTCTAATTATTGATGAAGTCCAAACCGGAGTAGCCAGAACAGGTAAATTTTGGTGCTTTGAGCACTATGGAATAAAACCTGATATCGTTGCATCGGCAAAAGCACTCGCAGGAGGGATTCCTATTGGAGCGATAATAGCAAAAGAAGAAGTAGCCTCAGCCCTTTCTTTTGGAAATCATGGAACTACTTTTGGAGGAAACCCATTCGCCTGTGCTGTGGGTAATGCTTGCCTTAAGACAGTACAAAAAGAAAATCTTACTGAACTGGCAGCAGAAAAAGGTCAGTATATGATGGACTTAATTCGTCAAAAAACAGCTGGGAATGATAAGGTAGTGGATGTACGGGGAATGGGATTAATGATCGGTGTTGAACTTTCAGTTCCCGGACGTCCTGTGGTTGACCGGATGTTCCAACAAAAGGTGCTTTCAAATGCTACCGGAGGTAATGTACTTCGGATTGTCCCTCCTATTGTGATCTCACAACACGAGATAGATCAAGCGGTTGATGTACTTACACGTTGCATCATATAACCTGTTTTCGAAATAAAAATTTTTAGTTGTTCGGTTGGCATCTACCAAAAAAGCATCGATAGAATGCAGCA encodes the following:
- a CDS encoding inositol monophosphatase family protein, with the translated sequence MTDIKELLEAAIEIAEIGGKHTLKYFKKELEVISKDDDSPVTIADRETEQIIREEILKRYPNHGIIGEEFGRTNESSNIQWVLDPIDGTKSFIHGIPFYTTLIGIMIDNEPVVGVINAPALNELCAAGVGLGATLNGEPCKVRETSELKDCTFLVTEIRRFQECGMEPQFQELMARTSLHRTWGDAYGHMMVAVGRADIMFDPILSIWDAAALLPVLKEAGGIFSDTNGVETIHSGNGFSTNMKLYPQIKEIFEAHQ
- a CDS encoding YceI family protein, translating into MIDYRAFLLLLSFFPFFLVHEHAHARQTNQVKSIILEGSKLRINGTSNVSNFECNYIDPIATDTLNQTITFGDSLSVTGDSIQLSSSSFDCGKRAINKDLRKTLKAKDFPFLELKLESIEIADEVPFQASLLVFIAGIKRIEPVTITEFSSEEEIVSFKGEGSILLTDFDLKPPSALFGLIKVNHQVDIHFDLTLEL
- a CDS encoding YceI family protein, translated to MKVLRFFLILILPSSFAFAQESYQVVPEESSLIIKGTSSLHDWESTVEDFSGSGIFFMNGSLVEGVENLGFSAVTESIKSGKRVMDKKTRGALDSKNYPQIEFVFSSIAQVGEDSLEVAGTLSLAGVTNEITVAGAYQVGEDGSIIISGLVPINMEDYGVKPPTAMVGTLKTGKDVEVEYQMRFQLTNPSTNQ
- a CDS encoding aspartate aminotransferase family protein → MDHAQELERKHHFQVYNRFPVTLEKGLGARVWDTHGNEYIDLLGGIAVNNLGHCHPAIVEAIKEQADKLLHTSNFYYTEAQSEFISRLAYLSGLDSVFMCNSGLEAMEGTLKLARKWGHEHGKTGDIISLSNGFHGRSLASITLSKPVYQNGFAPLPSGFKQSPFNDFEALENFVDDQTIAIAFELIQGNSGVYLADKEFVRNVEDLCREKNILLIIDEVQTGVARTGKFWCFEHYGIKPDIVASAKALAGGIPIGAIIAKEEVASALSFGNHGTTFGGNPFACAVGNACLKTVQKENLTELAAEKGQYMMDLIRQKTAGNDKVVDVRGMGLMIGVELSVPGRPVVDRMFQQKVLSNATGGNVLRIVPPIVISQHEIDQAVDVLTRCII